Proteins encoded together in one Deinococcus irradiatisoli window:
- a CDS encoding alpha/beta fold hydrolase: MDRAPRQAAWRTGRCRVNDTDLHYWRTGQGQLPVVALHGLMGSGACWMPLARKFAPDHDVVMPDARGHGASGAPPQGYHYRDHALDVVGLTEALHLNAPVLLGHSMGGMTAAVVAARPGAGVRGVVLVDPTFLSPEQQREVYASDVAAQHRQRLRSNKREVLADLQRRHPQRSPEMLGLLAQARWQTRIQACEVLRPPSPDHRELIGRIQAPVLLVIGTQGVVSLDTAQELQALNPRLRCEQIPEAGHGLPYDQPERLAAVVQAFLGSLEDRQPVSG; this comes from the coding sequence ATGGACCGCGCTCCTCGCCAGGCGGCCTGGCGAACGGGCCGGTGCCGGGTCAACGACACCGACCTGCATTACTGGCGAACCGGGCAGGGCCAGCTGCCCGTGGTGGCCCTCCACGGTTTGATGGGCAGCGGCGCCTGCTGGATGCCCCTGGCCCGGAAATTCGCCCCAGACCACGACGTGGTGATGCCCGACGCGCGCGGGCACGGCGCCTCGGGCGCGCCGCCGCAGGGGTACCACTACCGAGACCACGCGCTCGACGTGGTGGGGCTCACCGAAGCGCTGCACCTGAACGCGCCGGTGCTACTGGGGCATTCGATGGGCGGCATGACGGCCGCCGTGGTGGCGGCCCGGCCCGGCGCCGGGGTTCGCGGCGTGGTGCTCGTCGATCCCACCTTCCTGAGCCCCGAGCAGCAGCGCGAGGTCTACGCCAGCGATGTGGCCGCACAACACCGCCAGCGCCTGCGCTCGAACAAGCGCGAGGTGCTGGCCGACTTGCAGCGCCGGCATCCGCAGCGTTCGCCGGAAATGCTCGGCTTGCTGGCCCAGGCCCGCTGGCAGACCCGGATTCAGGCGTGCGAGGTGCTGAGGCCGCCCAGCCCCGACCACCGCGAGCTGATTGGCCGCATTCAGGCCCCGGTGCTGCTGGTGATCGGCACTCAGGGCGTCGTTTCGCTCGACACCGCCCAGGAACTGCAAGCGCTCAACCCGCGTCTGCGCTGCGAACAGATTCCGGAGGCCGGTCACGGCCTGCCCTACGATCAACCGGAACGGCTCGCCGCCGTGGTCCAGGCGTTTCTCGGGTCGCTGGAGGATCGGCAGCCGGTCAGCGGGTGA
- a CDS encoding M20/M25/M40 family metallo-hydrolase — protein MSTAPLAPFDLPSSAGADWLSRTQDLAVTLTRWPSVTGSAGESEFGLRLATFLRGWPAFAERPGDVWLTPARHGYPAQNVYALVPGRSSRTLVLSGHYDTVGTEDYGEWQALAGEPAALSAAMIGALSALSDPSAAETLALQDLQSGDFLPGRGLLDMKGGLAAGLAVLERYAARPLAERPGHLLLVATPDEEGRSSGARAVAHDLPGLAQEHGWQVVAGINLDATADVGSGEEGRAAYLGTVGKVLISALVVGRGAHAAYPFDGVSASLLAAALVERIEAAPELADHDPAQDEREAAAPPVCLEMRDGKTGYDVTSPGQVWCAFNVLTHTRTPGQVLEQFVELSRAAAQGALLRFSRRAALARSPNAAALAELRAEVLTFGDLQERAVKRAGPEVVQRLRAQPAGTDPLADSRRIMSALAVLAELDGPAVVLGFGALHYPATQLGRAAGDRCLAEAARQHAAQLAQETGQSLRLREYFPGISDMSFLGQPTDGLTAQLLAQHTPHPAHVDPAPPDALRFPVINIGPWGRDYHQRLERVQLPYSFGVVPELLWRVCHSVLEAEQPPE, from the coding sequence GTGAGCACAGCCCCCCTGGCCCCGTTCGACCTTCCCTCCTCAGCGGGCGCCGACTGGCTTTCCCGCACTCAGGACTTGGCCGTGACCCTGACCCGCTGGCCCAGCGTGACCGGCAGCGCGGGCGAGAGCGAGTTCGGGCTCAGGCTCGCCACCTTCCTGCGCGGCTGGCCGGCCTTCGCCGAGCGCCCCGGCGACGTGTGGCTGACGCCGGCCCGGCACGGCTATCCGGCCCAGAACGTCTACGCCCTGGTGCCGGGGCGCTCTTCGCGGACGCTGGTGCTTTCCGGGCATTACGACACGGTCGGCACCGAGGACTACGGCGAGTGGCAGGCGCTGGCCGGCGAGCCTGCCGCGCTGAGCGCCGCCATGATCGGCGCGCTCTCGGCGCTGAGCGACCCCAGCGCCGCCGAGACGCTGGCCCTGCAAGACCTGCAAAGCGGCGACTTTCTGCCGGGCCGCGGCCTGCTGGACATGAAAGGCGGGCTGGCGGCGGGGCTGGCGGTGCTGGAGCGCTACGCGGCGCGGCCCCTGGCCGAGCGCCCCGGCCACCTGCTGCTGGTGGCGACGCCCGACGAGGAGGGCCGATCGAGCGGAGCGCGGGCAGTGGCCCACGACCTACCCGGCCTGGCCCAGGAGCACGGCTGGCAGGTGGTGGCCGGCATCAACCTCGACGCCACGGCGGATGTGGGCAGCGGCGAGGAGGGCCGCGCCGCCTACCTGGGCACGGTGGGCAAGGTGCTGATCTCGGCCCTGGTGGTGGGGCGCGGCGCCCACGCGGCCTACCCCTTCGACGGGGTGAGCGCCTCCCTGCTGGCCGCCGCCCTGGTCGAGCGCATAGAGGCCGCGCCCGAACTGGCCGACCACGACCCGGCGCAGGACGAGCGCGAGGCCGCCGCGCCGCCGGTATGCCTGGAAATGCGCGACGGCAAGACCGGCTACGACGTGACCTCGCCGGGGCAGGTGTGGTGCGCCTTCAACGTGCTGACCCACACCCGCACGCCGGGGCAGGTGCTGGAGCAGTTCGTGGAGCTGAGCCGGGCGGCGGCGCAAGGCGCGCTGCTGCGTTTCTCGCGGCGGGCGGCCCTGGCGCGCAGCCCCAACGCGGCGGCGCTGGCCGAGCTGCGCGCCGAAGTGCTGACCTTCGGCGACTTGCAGGAGCGCGCCGTGAAGCGGGCCGGTCCCGAGGTCGTGCAGCGCCTGCGCGCCCAGCCCGCCGGCACGGATCCGCTGGCCGACAGCCGCCGGATCATGTCGGCGCTGGCCGTGCTGGCGGAGCTCGACGGCCCGGCGGTGGTGCTGGGGTTCGGCGCGCTACACTACCCGGCCACCCAGCTCGGGCGCGCTGCCGGCGACCGCTGTCTGGCCGAGGCCGCCCGGCAGCACGCTGCGCAGCTGGCGCAGGAAACCGGCCAGAGCCTGCGCCTGCGCGAGTATTTTCCTGGCATCTCCGACATGAGTTTCCTGGGCCAGCCGACCGACGGCCTCACCGCGCAGCTGCTGGCCCAGCACACCCCCCACCCCGCCCACGTCGATCCGGCGCCGCCGGACGCGCTGCGCTTTCCGGTGATCAACATCGGCCCCTGGGGGCGCGATTACCACCAGCGGCTGGAACGGGTGCAGCTTCCCTATTCCTTCGGGGTGGTCCCGGAACTGCTGTGGCGCGTGTGCCACAGCGTGCTGGAGGCCGAGCAGCCGCCTGAATAA
- a CDS encoding AraC family transcriptional regulator, with product MTPGPHLHPQYAMPLQHQPRAVFIGLGRHGPSRTERHILHADWAVHVYRYYGSVTAHGTTHPIRPGHVSLFPPGTETVYHFPDRSEHLCAHFHFPEAGPLTPGVLVPAMQDLAGRFLGINSALEDASRAFAIHPLRACVRLWDVLWQLSEPLPGSGAVTVNAHPPCVVRARELIELHLNEPLSVPALAAAVNVSHNHLTRQFRRSLGLTVIAYIRSRRVERARHLLTNTTLPIRTIAEQVGIDDPRLLSRVIRSALGRTPTELRRDGLVAVSRTPVRTAASVPRSPL from the coding sequence ATGACGCCCGGTCCCCACCTCCACCCCCAGTACGCCATGCCCCTGCAGCACCAGCCCAGGGCCGTGTTCATCGGCCTCGGCCGGCATGGCCCGAGCCGCACCGAACGGCACATCCTGCACGCCGACTGGGCCGTTCACGTCTACCGCTATTACGGAAGCGTCACGGCGCACGGCACCACCCACCCCATCAGACCCGGCCACGTCAGCCTCTTTCCACCGGGCACCGAAACGGTCTACCACTTTCCCGACCGCTCCGAGCACCTCTGCGCCCATTTTCATTTTCCCGAGGCCGGCCCGCTGACCCCCGGCGTGCTGGTGCCGGCCATGCAGGACCTCGCCGGGCGGTTTCTCGGCATCAACAGCGCGCTCGAGGACGCTTCGCGCGCCTTCGCCATTCATCCGCTGCGCGCCTGCGTGCGGCTGTGGGACGTGTTGTGGCAGCTTTCCGAACCCCTGCCCGGCAGCGGCGCCGTGACCGTCAACGCGCACCCGCCCTGCGTCGTGCGGGCACGCGAGCTGATCGAACTGCACCTCAACGAACCGCTGAGCGTGCCGGCCCTGGCCGCCGCCGTGAACGTCTCGCACAATCACCTCACCCGCCAGTTTCGCCGCTCGCTGGGCCTGACGGTGATCGCTTACATCCGCAGCCGGCGGGTCGAGCGCGCCCGGCACCTGCTGACGAACACCACGCTGCCGATTCGCACCATCGCCGAGCAGGTCGGGATCGACGACCCCCGGCTGCTCAGCCGCGTCATCCGCTCGGCGCTAGGCCGCACGCCGACTGAGCTGCGCCGCGACGGCCTGGTCGCCGTGTCCAGGACGCCGGTGCGCACCGCCGCCTCGGTGCCGCGCTCTCCTTTGTGA
- a CDS encoding P1 family peptidase — protein MPNPRDLGLPFRGQPGRFNAITDVPGVQVGHVTLISGEGPTAVRTGVSAILPGGPGPQRPQVPAAWFSLNGNGEMTGTTWIDESGWLTGPIMLTNTNSVGVVRDAVVAWGQREGWDALWSLPVVAETYDGFLNDIGGFHVTAEHAFTALDTATGGPVLQGNVGGGTGMIVSGFKGGIGTASRVLDVPVPCTIGVLVQANFGAREDLMILGVPIGLEVPEKLPQRGPAERDGSIIILVATDAPLLPHQLKRLARRAGLGLARTGSVAHNGSGDLFLAFSTAVPRIEAGVEHWSALPQATLDPLFRATVEATEEAIVNALFAAETMTGLHGRTVHALPQDRTLDLMRRYGRLRG, from the coding sequence ATGCCTAATCCCCGCGACCTCGGCTTGCCTTTTCGGGGACAACCCGGCCGCTTCAACGCGATCACGGACGTGCCCGGCGTTCAGGTGGGGCACGTTACGCTGATCTCCGGCGAGGGACCTACGGCCGTGCGGACGGGTGTGAGCGCCATCTTGCCTGGAGGCCCTGGGCCCCAGCGGCCTCAGGTGCCGGCCGCCTGGTTTTCACTGAACGGGAACGGCGAGATGACCGGCACCACCTGGATCGACGAGTCCGGCTGGCTGACCGGGCCGATCATGCTGACCAACACGAATTCGGTCGGTGTTGTCCGTGACGCGGTGGTCGCCTGGGGCCAGCGTGAGGGTTGGGACGCCCTGTGGAGCTTGCCGGTGGTGGCCGAAACCTACGACGGCTTCCTGAATGACATTGGCGGCTTCCACGTCACGGCCGAGCACGCCTTCACGGCGCTAGATACGGCCACGGGCGGCCCCGTTCTTCAGGGCAATGTGGGCGGCGGCACCGGCATGATCGTCTCGGGCTTCAAGGGCGGCATCGGCACCGCCTCGCGGGTGCTGGATGTCCCCGTTCCTTGCACGATAGGCGTTCTGGTCCAGGCTAATTTTGGCGCCCGAGAAGACCTGATGATCCTGGGCGTTCCGATCGGTCTGGAAGTGCCGGAGAAGCTGCCACAACGCGGTCCGGCCGAGCGTGATGGCTCGATCATCATCCTGGTCGCCACCGACGCGCCGCTGCTCCCGCATCAACTCAAGCGTCTGGCCCGGCGCGCCGGACTTGGCTTGGCCCGGACCGGCAGCGTGGCGCACAACGGCTCCGGCGATCTGTTCCTGGCCTTCTCGACTGCCGTGCCGCGGATCGAAGCCGGAGTGGAACACTGGTCGGCGCTTCCTCAGGCCACCCTTGATCCGCTGTTCAGGGCGACGGTAGAAGCGACCGAGGAGGCGATCGTCAATGCACTGTTCGCTGCCGAAACCATGACGGGCCTGCACGGGCGAACCGTTCACGCGCTCCCGCAGGACCGGACGCTGGACTTGATGCGCCGCTACGGCCGACTCCGGGGATGA
- a CDS encoding LysR family transcriptional regulator, producing MTDFTLAQVRVLLAVVKTGSFTAAAIETNLTQSGVSHAIRGLEEALGVRLFERHGRGAQLTDAGLRALPIARHLLDEAQRLPLEAQAASALSGRVVIASFPSLAQALLPRVLAQLRAEAPQLELQVRDDFLERYAVEAAVLRGDADIGLTQLPAHPRLLARPLLTDPFELLWPAAWPLSWSSALQSPSAQWRSAALWKQPYLHLGPDADDFVLRGLRRVNLPVRPQLSLLSENVIVAMVAQGLGYAVLPQLALDERARGPLPPAVLRGPLPFALVRTLGSVTRPGELSPAGRAVLGMVWAAG from the coding sequence ATGACTGACTTCACGCTCGCGCAGGTGCGGGTGCTGCTGGCCGTGGTCAAGACCGGCAGCTTCACGGCGGCCGCCATCGAGACCAACCTGACGCAGTCGGGCGTCAGCCACGCCATCCGGGGTCTGGAAGAGGCGCTGGGCGTGCGCCTCTTCGAGCGCCACGGCCGGGGCGCGCAGCTCACCGACGCGGGCCTGCGGGCGCTGCCGATCGCCCGCCACCTGCTCGACGAAGCGCAGCGGCTGCCGCTGGAAGCGCAGGCGGCCTCGGCGCTCTCGGGCCGGGTGGTGATCGCCAGCTTTCCCAGCCTGGCCCAGGCGCTGCTGCCGCGCGTTCTGGCCCAGCTGCGGGCCGAAGCGCCCCAGCTCGAACTTCAGGTTCGTGACGATTTCCTGGAGCGCTACGCGGTGGAGGCCGCCGTGCTGCGCGGCGACGCCGATATCGGCCTGACGCAGTTGCCGGCCCACCCGCGCCTGCTGGCCCGCCCGCTGCTCACCGATCCGTTCGAACTGCTGTGGCCCGCCGCCTGGCCGCTGTCCTGGAGCAGCGCGCTGCAATCGCCTTCTGCGCAGTGGCGCTCGGCGGCCCTCTGGAAGCAGCCTTACCTGCACCTGGGCCCCGACGCCGACGATTTCGTTTTGCGGGGCCTGCGGCGCGTGAACCTGCCGGTGCGGCCCCAGCTGTCTTTGCTGAGCGAGAACGTCATCGTGGCGATGGTGGCTCAGGGACTGGGCTACGCGGTGTTGCCGCAACTGGCCCTCGACGAGCGGGCGCGGGGGCCGCTGCCGCCCGCCGTGCTGCGCGGGCCGCTGCCGTTTGCCTTGGTCCGGACGCTGGGCAGCGTGACCCGTCCCGGCGAACTCTCGCCGGCCGGGCGGGCCGTGCTGGGTATGGTGTGGGCGGCGGGCTGA
- a CDS encoding alpha/beta fold hydrolase encodes MARAIPGARLVILPNVSHFAILQNPSASNRALQQFLGHHHVVVCPGFLLQVEAWP; translated from the coding sequence ATGGCCAGGGCCATTCCTGGAGCGCGGCTGGTCATCTTGCCGAACGTCAGCCACTTCGCCATACTGCAAAACCCAAGCGCGTCCAACCGCGCCCTTCAGCAGTTTCTGGGGCATCACCACGTCGTGGTCTGTCCCGGCTTTCTGCTCCAGGTCGAGGCGTGGCCGTGA
- a CDS encoding transporter substrate-binding domain-containing protein: MSRTINARRLKAASAALLLTAGLAHASDLAQIKQKGVLTVAMSGEYPPFSQPSLKGGLEGFDVDVANELGKRLGLKVNVVKTEFPSIIAGIQAGIFDLAVASQSKTPERAKAVDFSAKPYYYDGVQLFAPLSSKATSLASLKGQPVGVALGTIFEKALKDKGHDKIVTYSGEQEGFLALSAGRVQAFLTEKSVGAVAIQKGVKMKPIGPVLLGDETYVTFAKNSPALAAAVNKALDAMRADGTLKKISQKWVGLDLSAPSQ; this comes from the coding sequence ATGTCCAGAACCATCAACGCCAGGCGGCTCAAGGCCGCTTCGGCTGCCCTGCTGCTCACCGCTGGCCTGGCCCACGCCAGCGACCTGGCCCAGATCAAGCAGAAAGGCGTGCTCACGGTGGCGATGTCCGGCGAGTACCCGCCTTTTTCCCAGCCGTCGCTCAAAGGCGGTCTCGAGGGTTTCGACGTGGACGTGGCCAACGAGCTGGGCAAGCGCCTGGGCCTCAAGGTCAATGTGGTCAAGACCGAGTTTCCCTCGATCATCGCCGGAATCCAGGCCGGCATCTTCGATCTGGCGGTGGCCTCGCAGAGCAAAACGCCCGAACGCGCCAAGGCCGTGGATTTCAGCGCCAAGCCGTACTACTACGACGGCGTGCAGCTCTTCGCCCCGCTTTCGTCCAAGGCCACCTCGCTGGCCTCGCTCAAGGGGCAGCCGGTGGGCGTGGCGCTGGGCACCATCTTCGAGAAGGCCCTCAAGGACAAGGGCCACGACAAGATCGTGACCTATTCCGGCGAGCAGGAAGGCTTTCTGGCGCTCTCGGCCGGGCGGGTGCAGGCCTTTCTGACCGAGAAGTCGGTGGGCGCCGTCGCCATTCAGAAAGGTGTCAAGATGAAGCCGATCGGCCCGGTGCTGCTGGGCGACGAGACCTACGTCACCTTCGCCAAGAATTCGCCGGCTCTGGCCGCCGCCGTCAACAAAGCGCTCGACGCCATGCGCGCCGACGGCACCCTGAAAAAGATCTCGCAGAAATGGGTGGGACTCGATCTCAGCGCGCCTTCCCAGTAA
- a CDS encoding FAD-dependent oxidoreductase: MMAVQFPTSSAPSACIVGGGPAGMVLALLFARRGLGVTVLEAARDFDRAFRGDTLHPATLELMEDLGLVERLLKLDHTRAHCARFISPQRTQVVADFSKLTSKYPYLAVMAQTRFLTFLLEELARFPHARVEFGARVEGLIEEGGAVRGVRYRQGEAVHELRAALTIGADGRHSKVRAASQLPLTRLSPGQDVLWFALPRCASDPGQSIDLYLGGPHCLVTTNHGERWQIGYSIDKGSYARHRALGVAPVQEAVRATIPWLANRVHLLSEWRQLNLLSVEVSRLRRWFRPGLLLIGDAAHPISPIGGLGINMAIQDAVACANCLSGPLLRGRLSVRHLARVQRVRAWQIGVLQAQQVVEEREVVSIHGGAKLHLPIQGLNLIHRLPGLRRLPAYLTAYGLRPVRLSDEYKRGTLRFLQQNGRSPLLPG, from the coding sequence ATGATGGCTGTTCAGTTCCCTACCTCCTCTGCTCCGTCCGCCTGCATCGTCGGCGGCGGTCCGGCCGGCATGGTGCTGGCCCTGCTGTTCGCCCGCCGGGGTCTTGGCGTCACGGTGCTCGAAGCGGCGCGGGATTTCGACCGGGCCTTTCGGGGCGATACCCTGCACCCCGCTACCCTCGAACTGATGGAAGACCTCGGCCTGGTCGAGCGCTTGCTGAAACTGGACCACACCCGCGCCCACTGCGCGCGCTTTATTTCCCCGCAGCGTACCCAGGTCGTCGCGGATTTCTCGAAACTGACCAGCAAGTACCCCTACCTGGCGGTGATGGCCCAGACGCGTTTCCTGACGTTTCTTCTCGAAGAGCTGGCGCGCTTTCCCCACGCCCGCGTCGAGTTTGGCGCCAGGGTCGAGGGCCTGATCGAGGAAGGCGGCGCGGTGCGCGGAGTGCGCTACCGGCAGGGCGAAGCGGTGCACGAACTGCGCGCGGCGCTGACCATCGGGGCCGACGGCCGGCACTCCAAGGTGCGGGCCGCCTCGCAGCTGCCCCTTACTCGGCTCTCGCCGGGGCAGGACGTGTTGTGGTTTGCCCTGCCGCGCTGCGCCAGCGATCCCGGGCAATCGATTGATCTGTACCTGGGCGGCCCGCACTGCCTGGTCACCACGAACCACGGCGAGCGCTGGCAGATCGGCTACAGCATCGACAAGGGCAGCTACGCCCGGCACCGGGCGCTGGGGGTCGCGCCGGTGCAGGAAGCGGTGCGCGCCACCATTCCCTGGCTCGCCAACCGGGTTCACCTGCTCTCGGAATGGCGGCAGCTCAACTTGCTGTCGGTCGAGGTCTCGCGGCTGCGGCGCTGGTTTCGGCCGGGCCTGCTGCTGATCGGCGACGCGGCCCACCCCATCTCGCCGATCGGCGGGCTGGGCATCAACATGGCGATTCAGGACGCCGTGGCCTGCGCCAACTGCCTCAGCGGGCCGCTGCTGCGCGGCCGGCTCTCGGTGCGCCATCTGGCGCGCGTGCAGCGTGTCCGGGCCTGGCAGATCGGCGTGTTGCAGGCGCAGCAGGTCGTCGAGGAGCGCGAGGTCGTGAGCATTCACGGCGGCGCCAAGCTGCACCTGCCGATTCAGGGGCTCAATTTGATTCACCGTCTGCCGGGGCTGCGGCGGTTGCCTGCCTACCTCACCGCCTACGGCCTGCGCCCGGTGCGTCTGAGTGACGAATACAAACGTGGCACCCTCCGGTTCCTGCAGCAGAACGGCCGCTCACCGCTATTGCCCGGCTAA
- a CDS encoding GGDEF domain-containing protein, with the protein MPPVDAAPAATSRTATAAVAAPDRLRRRVYLGATVLGSGVLIGSWIINLQSLRSDPYISIGHPILLAQCLWIMVWLLQGRALHVAERVVFTVNATALLTQLLLAPLNADGQIIGLASAAYWMLVAISILSFLIFNSRQALWLCAGMYTLAVALPWGILLARGAGLGASADLGRVQLTCGAVLALLSVLAWYKERFAAEQGRRQLFEHLAYTDPLTQLPNRHALYVEIDRLLTAGGERRGSLILLDIDHFKRINDGFGHTVGDRVLGEVAACLRREVPAHGCVGRWGGEEFLITLPGCSPAEGQAVAERLRRALAHGVFSQVGSVTASFGVTSCQAGDDLHHLTGRADRALYTAKASGRNRVVVAGAGLSEHPVAPPTEVAPALAGQ; encoded by the coding sequence ATGCCGCCTGTCGACGCCGCTCCCGCTGCCACGTCCCGCACCGCCACCGCCGCCGTGGCAGCGCCGGACCGTCTGCGCCGGCGCGTTTACCTGGGCGCGACCGTTCTGGGCAGCGGCGTTCTGATCGGAAGCTGGATCATCAACCTGCAGTCGCTTCGTTCGGACCCCTACATCTCCATTGGTCATCCCATTTTGCTGGCGCAGTGCCTGTGGATCATGGTCTGGCTGCTGCAGGGCCGCGCCCTACACGTCGCCGAGCGGGTGGTGTTCACCGTCAACGCGACGGCCCTCCTCACGCAGCTGCTGCTGGCCCCTCTCAACGCAGACGGACAGATCATCGGGCTCGCCAGCGCGGCGTACTGGATGCTGGTGGCCATCTCGATTCTGAGCTTCCTGATCTTCAACAGCCGTCAGGCGTTGTGGCTCTGCGCCGGCATGTACACCCTGGCCGTCGCCCTGCCCTGGGGCATCCTGCTCGCGAGGGGCGCCGGGCTGGGCGCCTCCGCGGACCTGGGCCGGGTTCAGCTGACCTGCGGCGCAGTGCTGGCGCTGCTGTCGGTGCTGGCCTGGTACAAGGAACGCTTCGCGGCCGAACAGGGCCGCCGTCAGCTCTTCGAGCATCTGGCCTACACCGATCCCCTGACCCAGCTTCCCAACCGCCACGCCCTTTACGTCGAGATCGACCGGCTCCTTACCGCCGGCGGCGAACGGCGGGGCAGCTTGATCCTGCTCGATATCGACCACTTCAAACGCATCAACGACGGCTTCGGGCACACCGTCGGCGACCGGGTGCTCGGCGAGGTCGCCGCCTGCCTGCGGCGCGAGGTGCCGGCGCACGGCTGCGTGGGGCGCTGGGGCGGCGAGGAATTCCTGATCACCCTGCCCGGGTGCTCCCCGGCCGAGGGCCAGGCGGTGGCGGAGCGGCTGCGCCGGGCGCTGGCTCATGGAGTGTTTTCGCAGGTCGGCAGCGTCACCGCCAGTTTCGGCGTCACGTCCTGCCAAGCCGGAGACGACCTGCACCATCTGACGGGCCGGGCCGACCGGGCACTGTACACGGCCAAAGCCTCGGGACGTAACCGGGTCGTCGTGGCAGGCGCCGGGCTCAGCGAGCACCCTGTGGCGCCGCCGACCGAAGTTGCGCCTGCCTTAGCCGGGCAATAG
- a CDS encoding alpha/beta fold hydrolase — MLARHHAVVVVDSRGHGRSTRDAQPYTYELMESDVTGLMDQLRIKRAKLIGWSDGGIIGLVMAIRHPERLSGIFAFGANADPSGANPKVGQNATFNRYIARTEADYRRLSPTHNDFGAFVNAIGQMWASEPHITAALKTITVPVTIADGQHDGPFCRPTPS, encoded by the coding sequence GTGCTGGCCCGTCACCACGCGGTCGTGGTGGTCGACAGCCGCGGCCATGGACGCTCGACCCGCGACGCGCAGCCCTACACTTATGAATTGATGGAATCCGACGTGACCGGCCTGATGGACCAGCTCCGCATCAAACGCGCCAAGCTGATCGGCTGGAGTGACGGCGGCATCATCGGCCTGGTGATGGCGATCCGGCACCCCGAGCGCTTGAGCGGCATCTTCGCCTTCGGCGCCAATGCCGATCCCAGCGGCGCGAATCCGAAGGTGGGCCAGAACGCGACTTTCAACCGCTACATCGCCCGCACCGAGGCCGACTACCGGCGCCTGTCGCCGACCCACAACGACTTTGGCGCCTTCGTGAACGCCATCGGTCAGATGTGGGCCAGCGAGCCGCACATCACGGCGGCCCTGAAAACCATCACTGTGCCGGTGACCATCGCCGACGGTCAGCACGACGGGCCATTCTGCCGGCCCACACCGTCATGA
- a CDS encoding phytanoyl-CoA dioxygenase family protein, translating to MSVLNAEQIAAYHQDGYLHVPGLLTPEEASGFRQECHALAARLQEKRSIEATWASAREVTMVKTQLLHCHDVQYHAAAFSRLLVDPRLGGAAADLIGPNVQLHHNKMFIKPPEKGSPFPLHQDHPFFPHEQHSMLAVVLHFDDAPEEKGCLRVVPGSHKRGPIEHIETGSWHLSPEEYPLESAVAVPARAGDALFFSYLTIHGSGVNVSQEARTTWLIQLRRADDRPVVDSHPSPGQGMMLWGNS from the coding sequence ATGAGCGTACTGAACGCCGAACAGATCGCCGCGTACCACCAGGACGGCTACCTGCACGTCCCGGGGCTCCTGACGCCCGAAGAAGCCTCGGGCTTCAGACAGGAGTGCCATGCACTGGCGGCCCGATTGCAGGAAAAGCGCAGTATCGAAGCGACCTGGGCCAGCGCCAGGGAAGTCACCATGGTCAAGACGCAGCTGCTGCACTGCCATGACGTTCAGTACCACGCCGCCGCGTTCTCGCGCCTGCTGGTCGATCCGCGTCTGGGCGGCGCGGCGGCCGACCTGATCGGCCCGAACGTGCAGCTGCACCACAACAAGATGTTCATCAAGCCGCCCGAGAAGGGCTCGCCCTTTCCGCTGCACCAGGACCACCCGTTTTTTCCGCACGAGCAACACAGCATGCTGGCCGTGGTCCTGCATTTCGACGACGCGCCCGAGGAAAAAGGCTGCCTGCGGGTGGTGCCGGGGTCGCACAAGCGCGGGCCGATCGAACATATCGAGACCGGCAGCTGGCATCTGTCGCCGGAAGAGTACCCGCTGGAAAGCGCCGTGGCCGTGCCGGCCAGAGCCGGTGACGCCCTGTTCTTCTCGTACCTCACCATTCACGGCTCGGGCGTGAACGTCAGCCAGGAAGCCCGCACGACCTGGCTGATTCAGCTGCGCCGCGCCGACGACCGCCCGGTGGTCGACAGCCATCCTTCGCCGGGCCAAGGCATGATGCTGTGGGGCAATAGCTGA